The Bradysia coprophila strain Holo2 unplaced genomic scaffold, BU_Bcop_v1 contig_151, whole genome shotgun sequence genome contains a region encoding:
- the LOC119074461 gene encoding 3'(2'),5'-bisphosphate nucleotidase 1: MAQTSLVMHILAASIQVANRAGFIIRDVMSKGELGIVEKSKNDLQTEADRSAQRSIIASLSHQFPQIKIIGEEGQSNLSDIPSDWLISDQDVEFLKNSCPNKYQNLTDEQTSSIVVWVDPLDGTNEYTQGFLEHVTVLIGLSMNEEAIGGVIHQPYYKRDSGEIGRTIWGLKGLGVGGFEPIDIANDDGKFVVTTTRSHSNEVVRSALDALKPTEILRVGGAGYKVLQLLEGKAHAYVFASPGCKKWDTCAPEAVLEAHGGKLTDILGNHYLYGANVSHPNKMGVIASAKSVNHQNVIDLIPDNVKDTMRS; encoded by the exons ATGGCCCAGACATCGCTTGTTATGCACATACTAGCTGCATCCATTCAGGTAGCTAACCGTGCTGGGTTTATCATCCGTGATGTTATGAGCAAAGGTGAACTGGGAATCGTGGAAAAG TCAAAAAATGATCTACAAACGGAGGCAGACCGATCGGCTCAACGGAGCATAATCGCTTCATTGTCCCATCAATTTCCACAGATCAAAATCATTGGCGAAGAAGGCCAATCCAATTTGAGTGACATACCGTCCGATTGGTTGATTAGCGATCAGGATGTGGagtttctgaaaaattcgTGTCCGAACAAATATCAGAATTTAACCGACGAACAGACTAGCTCCATTGTCGTGTGGGTAGATCCACTTGACGG TACAAACGAATACACGCAAGGTTTTCTGGAACATGTGACCGTACTTATTGGATTATCTATGAATGAAGAGGCTATCGGCG GTGTCATCCATCAACCGTACTACAAACGAGATAGCGGTGAAATCGGTCGTACTATATGGGGACTGAAG GGACTTGGAGTCGGTGGCTTCGAGCCGATCGACATTGCAAACGATGACGGAAAATTTGTGGTTACCACAACCCGATCCCATTCCAATGAAGTAGTTAGAAGTGCTCTGGATGCTCTGAAACCGACAGAAATTCTACGTGTGGGAGGGGCTGGATATAAAGTGTTACAG CTACTGGAAGGCAAAGCGCATGCATACGTGTTTGCAAGTCCTGGCTGTAAGAAATGGGACACATGTGCTCCGGAAGCGGTGCTAGAAGCTCACGGAGGTAAGCTGACCGATATTCTTGGCAATCATTATCTGTATGGAGCCAACGTTTCGCATCCAAATAAAATGGGTGTGATAGCGTCGGCTAAATCGGTGAATCATCAGAACGTTATCGATCTGATACCAGACAATGTAAAAGACACCATGCGTTcgtaa
- the LOC119074460 gene encoding protein FAM50 homolog codes for MAHYKGAASEAGRAMQLMKKREQAQQEIEFRKKKIEEDLRINNIENKFASHYDAVEQQLKSSTIGLVTLDEMKAKQEDIVREREKKLAQKKEQKDREKLKALEAKQAEKNKQKQQIQALSFCVEDEESNDDDDHDDDDEEAQPKKPFKWIKDEDEDLMATVPAKKVRKNPDVDTSFLPDREREERENKLREELRQEWVGQQATLKDQEITITFSYWDGSGHRRSVQMKKGNSIYQFLQKCLEVLRKEFSELKTVMADQLMYVKEDLILPQHYTFYDFIVTKARGKSGPLFQFDVHDDIRMISDATIEKEESHAGKVLLRSWYERNKHIFPASRWEPYDPTKTYDKYTIKDKSKK; via the coding sequence ATGGCCCATTACAAGGGGGCTGCTAGTGAGGCCGGACGAGCAATGCAGCTGATGAAAAAGCGTGAACAGGCACAACAAGAGATTGAGTttaggaaaaagaaaattgaggaGGACCTCCGCATCAACaacattgaaaacaaattcgCTAGCCACTACGATGCCGTCGAACAACAGCTCAAATCGTCGACCATCGGTCTGGTCACACTGGACGAAATGAAGGCGAAGCAGGAAGACATTGTCCGAGAACGTGAGAAAAAACTGGCGCAGAAAAAGGAACAAAAAGATCGCGAAAAATTGAAGGCACTGGAGGCGAAACAGGCtgagaaaaataaacagaaacaaCAGATCCAGGCGCTGTCTTTCTGTGTGGAAGACGAAGAATCGAATGATGATGACGACcacgacgatgatgatgaagagGCACAGCCTAAGAAGCCATTCAAGTGGATAAAGGATGAAGATGAGGACTTGATGGCTACAGTTCCGGCAAAGAAAGTGAGAAAAAATCCCGATGTGGACACGTCCTTCCTTCCTGATCGGGAGCGTGAAGAGagggaaaataaattgagagAAGAATTGCGCCAAGAGTGGGTCGGACAACAGGCCACATTGAAGGACCAGGAAATAACCATAACGTTCAGCTATTGGGACGGTAGCGGTCATCGTCGTTCGGTGCAaatgaaaaaaggaaattcaatttatcaatttctGCAGAAATGCTTGGAAGTTCTACGTAAGGAGTTCAGCGAACTGAAGACAGTGATGGCCGATCAATTGATGTACGTCAAAGAGGATCTCATCCTTCCGCAACACTATACCTTTTACGACTTTATTGTAACGAAGGCTAGAGGCAAATCGGGTCCCTTATTCCAGTTCGACGTACACGATGACATTCGGATGATCAGCGACGCAACCATCGAAAAAGAGGAGTCTCATGCCGGCAAAGTGTTGCTTCGGTCCTGGTACGAGCGCAATAAACACATCTTTCCGGCAAGCAGATGGGAACCATACGATCCAACAAAAACATACGACAAGTACACGATCAAGGACAAGAGCAAGAAATAG